In a genomic window of Xylophilus rhododendri:
- the ntrB gene encoding nitrate ABC transporter permease, whose translation MSAKNLNLKAALLSLLVLVLLIGVWHLATLSSAPNSSAAGMTPEQIEYAKMLGKDPTAGAAQKGSGFPTPAQMAATIARQLAHPFYDNGPNDKGIAIQLGWSLLRVGSGFLLACVVALPLGFLIGMSPLFRKALDPFIQVLKPISPLAWMPLALYTIKDSSASGIFVIFICSVWPMLLNTAFGVASVKREWLNVAATLEVRPMRKALRVILPAAAPTILTGMRISMGIAWLVIVAAEMLVGGTGIGYFLWNEWNNLSLTNVIFAILVIGVVGMALDLAFAAVQKKVSYVE comes from the coding sequence GTGTCGGCGAAGAACCTCAACCTGAAGGCTGCATTGCTGTCGCTGCTGGTCCTGGTGCTGCTGATCGGCGTGTGGCACCTGGCCACGCTCTCCAGCGCGCCGAACAGCTCCGCAGCGGGCATGACGCCGGAGCAGATCGAGTACGCGAAGATGCTCGGCAAGGACCCGACGGCGGGCGCGGCGCAGAAGGGCTCGGGCTTTCCAACGCCAGCCCAGATGGCGGCCACCATCGCCCGGCAACTGGCCCATCCCTTCTACGACAACGGCCCCAACGACAAGGGCATCGCCATCCAGCTCGGCTGGTCGCTGCTGCGGGTGGGCAGCGGCTTCCTGCTGGCCTGCGTGGTGGCGCTGCCGCTGGGTTTCCTGATCGGCATGTCGCCCCTGTTCCGCAAGGCGCTGGACCCCTTCATCCAGGTGTTGAAACCCATCTCGCCCCTGGCCTGGATGCCGCTGGCGCTCTACACCATCAAGGATTCCTCGGCCAGCGGCATCTTCGTGATCTTCATCTGCTCGGTCTGGCCGATGCTGCTCAACACCGCCTTCGGCGTGGCCTCGGTCAAGCGCGAATGGCTGAACGTGGCGGCCACGCTGGAGGTGCGCCCGATGCGCAAGGCGCTGCGGGTGATCCTGCCGGCGGCCGCGCCCACCATCCTCACCGGCATGCGCATCAGCATGGGCATCGCCTGGCTGGTGATCGTGGCGGCCGAGATGCTGGTCGGCGGCACCGGCATCGGCTACTTCCTGTGGAACGAGTGGAACAACCTGTCGCTGACCAACGTGATCTTCGCCATCCTGGTGATCGGCGTGGTGGGCATGGCGCTGGACCTGGCCTTCGCCGCCGTCCAGAAGAAGGTCAGCTATGTCGAATGA
- a CDS encoding ABC transporter ATP-binding protein: MSNELLLKIQGLAKSFVPGRPVFDGVDFTLERGEFVCIIGHSGCGKTTILNAMAGLDHASSGHIFMDGREVVAPGLERGVVFQSHALMPWLTVRRNIAFAVESRWPDWSRAQVQAQVEKYVALVGLSAAIDKKPSQLSGGMKQRVGIARAFAIEPRMLLLDEPFGALDALTRGTIQDELLAIVRQTGQTVFMITHDVDEAILLADRILLMRNGSDTAAGWRPGGVAEIVANPLPRERNRAGLHRLDGYYAMRNRIVDFLVGAAH; this comes from the coding sequence ATGTCGAATGAACTGCTGCTGAAGATCCAGGGGCTGGCCAAGTCCTTCGTGCCGGGCCGGCCGGTGTTCGACGGGGTGGACTTCACGCTCGAGCGCGGCGAGTTCGTCTGCATCATCGGCCACTCGGGCTGCGGCAAGACCACCATCCTCAATGCAATGGCGGGCCTGGACCACGCGAGTTCGGGCCATATCTTCATGGACGGCCGCGAGGTGGTGGCGCCCGGGCTTGAGCGGGGCGTGGTGTTCCAGAGCCATGCGCTGATGCCCTGGCTCACGGTGCGCCGCAACATCGCCTTCGCGGTGGAGTCGCGCTGGCCGGACTGGAGCCGGGCTCAGGTGCAGGCGCAGGTCGAGAAATACGTCGCCCTGGTCGGTCTGAGCGCGGCCATCGACAAGAAGCCGTCCCAGCTCTCCGGCGGCATGAAGCAACGTGTGGGCATCGCCCGCGCCTTCGCGATCGAGCCCCGCATGCTGCTGCTCGACGAGCCCTTCGGCGCGCTCGATGCACTCACCCGCGGCACCATCCAGGACGAGCTGCTGGCCATCGTGCGCCAGACCGGGCAGACCGTCTTCATGATCACCCACGACGTGGACGAAGCCATCCTGCTGGCCGACCGCATCCTGCTGATGCGCAACGGCAGCGACACGGCGGCCGGCTGGCGGCCGGGCGGCGTGGCCGAGATCGTCGCCAACCCTCTGCCGCGCGAACGCAACCGGGCGGGCCTGCACCGGCTCGACGGCTATTACGCGATGCGCAACCGCATCGTCGATTTCCTGGTGGGCGCCGCCCACTGA
- the cynS gene encoding cyanase, translated as MSRNDVTEKIMTAKVLNGISWASVAEKVGLSKEWTTAACLGQMTLTAEQAAIVGDIFGLDADERKWLQVVPYKGSLPTAVPTDPLIYRWYELVNVYGTTIKELIHEEFGDGIMSAIDFSMDMQRQNDPKGDRVRVVLSGKFLPYKTY; from the coding sequence ATGAGCCGCAACGACGTTACCGAGAAAATCATGACCGCCAAGGTGCTGAACGGCATCAGCTGGGCCAGCGTGGCCGAGAAGGTCGGCCTGTCCAAGGAATGGACGACGGCCGCCTGCCTGGGCCAGATGACGCTGACGGCCGAACAGGCGGCCATCGTCGGCGACATCTTCGGCCTGGATGCCGACGAGCGGAAATGGCTGCAGGTCGTGCCCTACAAGGGCTCGCTGCCCACCGCCGTGCCCACCGATCCGCTGATCTACCGCTGGTACGAACTGGTGAACGTGTACGGCACGACGATCAAGGAGCTGATCCACGAGGAGTTCGGCGACGGCATCATGAGCGCCATCGATTTCTCCATGGACATGCAGCGCCAGAACGACCCCAAGGGCGACCGGGTGCGGGTGGTGCTGTCGGGCAAGTTCCTGCCCTACAAGACCTACTGA
- a CDS encoding LysR substrate-binding domain-containing protein → MKLRSPSLVELHAFLAVCRLGSFRQAAEVLCVTQAAVSRAVQRLEQHLGGCRLFERSPQGVTLTEQGRQLRQLTERHVMALESATALFQQPRSSAKLRLSVIPTLGTKWLLPRLPRFQAAHPGLHIEMRQFRHDEDFQRDDVDIWIDVKRPRRRWPSRLQVTYLLGRDIVPVCAPEVLPRLQAPRDLGREVLLHHTNFPENWARWANAAGLGGEPRLGPGYDLSMNMIFAAKEGVGVAITQPCLIERELARGELVIPFPIPVSTGRGYFLCLDQQQPASAGQLAFCAWVQEEARLAVDPVVTAAPLQ, encoded by the coding sequence ATGAAGTTGCGCTCCCCCTCGCTGGTCGAACTGCATGCCTTCCTGGCGGTGTGCCGCCTGGGCAGCTTCCGCCAGGCCGCCGAGGTGTTGTGCGTGACGCAGGCGGCGGTGAGCCGCGCGGTGCAGCGGCTGGAGCAGCACCTGGGCGGCTGCCGGCTCTTCGAACGCTCGCCCCAGGGCGTGACGCTGACCGAGCAGGGCCGCCAGCTGCGCCAGCTGACCGAGCGGCATGTGATGGCGCTGGAGTCGGCCACCGCCCTTTTCCAGCAGCCGCGCTCCTCGGCCAAGCTGCGGCTGAGTGTGATCCCCACCCTGGGCACCAAATGGCTGTTGCCGCGCCTGCCGCGTTTCCAGGCGGCGCATCCGGGACTGCACATCGAGATGCGGCAGTTCCGCCACGACGAGGATTTCCAGCGCGACGACGTGGACATCTGGATCGACGTGAAGCGCCCGCGCCGCCGCTGGCCGAGCCGGCTGCAGGTGACCTACCTGCTGGGCCGCGACATCGTGCCGGTCTGCGCCCCCGAGGTGCTGCCGCGCCTGCAGGCGCCGCGCGACCTGGGCCGCGAGGTGCTGCTGCACCACACCAACTTCCCCGAGAACTGGGCGCGCTGGGCCAATGCCGCCGGCCTGGGCGGCGAGCCGCGCCTGGGGCCGGGCTACGACCTGAGCATGAACATGATCTTCGCGGCCAAGGAGGGCGTGGGCGTGGCGATCACCCAGCCCTGCCTGATCGAGCGCGAGCTGGCGCGCGGCGAGCTGGTGATCCCCTTCCCGATTCCGGTTTCCACCGGCCGGGGCTATTTCCTCTGCCTGGACCAGCAGCAGCCGGCCAGCGCCGGGCAGTTGGCCTTCTGCGCCTGGGTGCAGGAAGAGGCCCGGCTGGCGGTGGACCCCGTCGTGACGGCCGCGCCGCTTCAGTAG
- a CDS encoding Bug family tripartite tricarboxylate transporter substrate binding protein, translating into MTSPASDRRRFLQSTAAAGLAGLGLPAFAADTPYPSRPINLVVPFTPGGSVDVAGRLISDRLARALGQPVVVDNRGGAGGTIGSTYVAKAAPDGYTLIVTSQSTHVVNPAMNPRLPYDAVKDFAPITIIGRLANVLLINADLPIRSFDELVKYARAHPTALNYASAGTGSVSHLSMELLKNQAGIPMAHIPYRGAGVALSDLLGGQVQLTWNNLSSNLGNILNGKLRALAVAAPARVQQLPDVPTFAELKLPDLNLTSWNGLAAPAKTPDAIVQKLYTETRRILAEPATRATWLDKGMIVPEDVTPAAYRKEIAERIQFYQRIARDNRIVMDSN; encoded by the coding sequence ATGACTTCACCCGCATCCGACCGCCGCCGCTTCCTGCAATCCACCGCCGCCGCCGGCCTCGCCGGCCTGGGCCTGCCCGCCTTCGCCGCGGACACGCCGTACCCCAGCCGACCGATCAACCTGGTGGTGCCCTTCACGCCCGGCGGCTCGGTGGACGTGGCCGGCCGGCTGATCTCCGACCGCCTGGCGCGTGCGCTCGGCCAGCCGGTGGTGGTCGACAACCGGGGCGGCGCTGGCGGCACCATCGGCTCGACCTACGTGGCCAAGGCGGCGCCGGACGGCTACACCCTCATCGTCACCTCGCAGAGCACCCATGTGGTCAACCCCGCGATGAACCCCAGGCTGCCCTACGACGCGGTCAAGGACTTCGCACCCATCACCATCATCGGCCGCCTGGCCAATGTGCTGCTGATCAACGCCGACCTGCCGATCCGCAGCTTCGACGAGCTGGTGAAGTACGCCCGCGCCCATCCCACGGCGCTCAACTACGCCAGCGCCGGCACCGGCTCGGTCTCGCACCTGAGCATGGAGCTGCTGAAGAACCAGGCCGGCATTCCCATGGCCCACATCCCCTACCGCGGCGCGGGCGTGGCGCTGTCGGACCTGCTGGGCGGCCAGGTGCAGCTGACCTGGAACAACCTCTCGTCCAACCTCGGCAACATCCTGAACGGCAAGCTGCGCGCCCTGGCCGTCGCCGCGCCGGCCCGCGTGCAGCAGCTGCCCGATGTGCCCACCTTCGCCGAACTGAAGCTGCCCGACCTGAACCTCACCTCCTGGAACGGCCTGGCCGCGCCGGCCAAGACGCCGGATGCCATCGTGCAGAAGCTCTACACCGAGACTCGCAGGATCCTCGCCGAGCCCGCCACCCGGGCCACCTGGCTGGACAAGGGCATGATCGTGCCCGAGGACGTCACGCCCGCGGCCTACCGCAAGGAGATCGCCGAGCGCATCCAGTTCTACCAGCGCATCGCCCGCGACAACCGAATCGTCATGGATTCCAACTGA
- a CDS encoding 2Fe-2S iron-sulfur cluster-binding protein encodes MEVKEASPATLRIEPHGWLLPVPAGSTLLMAAEAAGVELASSCRNGTCRSCICLKTAGEVSYRIAWPGLSREEKQEGYVLPCVAYAEGDVALLAPGALRV; translated from the coding sequence ATGGAAGTGAAAGAAGCAAGTCCCGCCACACTGCGCATCGAGCCCCATGGCTGGCTGCTGCCGGTGCCGGCCGGCAGCACCCTGCTGATGGCGGCCGAGGCGGCCGGGGTGGAACTGGCCAGCTCCTGCCGCAACGGCACCTGCCGCAGCTGCATCTGCCTGAAGACCGCGGGCGAGGTGAGTTACCGCATCGCCTGGCCCGGCCTCAGCCGCGAAGAGAAGCAGGAGGGTTATGTACTCCCCTGCGTGGCCTATGCCGAAGGCGACGTGGCGCTGCTCGCGCCCGGCGCCCTGCGGGTCTGA
- a CDS encoding ATP-dependent helicase yields MPSPHSPVSPASTAFDSLNERQRESVFFGDGPLLIVAGAGSGKTTTLAHRVARLVLDGADPQRMLLLTFSRRAAVDMERRIGGVLQKVLGIAGKSGQAPSLPWAGTFHGIGSRLLREHAAAIGLEDNFTIHDRGDAEDLMGIVRHTLGFSSTAKRFPMKGTCLGIYSRCVNTRMPLEQVLREAYPWCAEWEAELKQLFGAYVDAKQQQNTVDYDDLLLFWADMAADPAIGPLLAERFDHVLVDEYQDTNRLQATILLGLKPEGRGLTVVGDDAQAIYSFRGATVRNILDFPAQFEPPATVIALERNYRSTQPILQVSNAVIARAAERHAKRLWTDKASTRRSELVVVPDEMQQARWVAERTLSLREGGLRLTSQAVLFRTASHSAALELELARRNIPFVKFGGLKFLEAAHVKDLLAVLRFVQNPRSRLAGFRVLQLMPGLGAATAGRLLDAMEASPDPAGVIAGFRPKPSLAGDWQAFATLYAALRDAQQSSWPGDAERALAWYVPHLERIHEDAETRRADLEQLVRLAAGHGSRERFLAELTLDPPESTSDKSGVPLLDEDYLILSTIHSAKGQEWTSVSVLNVVDGCIPSDMATGDSAEIEEERRLLYVAMTRAREHLHLVVPHRFYVTQQARNGDRHMYAARSRFIDERAVLDFDQVFWPPPAAGTAGPRVAARMEVGVRQRSRDAWK; encoded by the coding sequence ATGCCCTCACCCCATTCACCGGTCTCCCCGGCCTCCACCGCCTTCGATTCCCTCAACGAGCGCCAGCGCGAGTCCGTCTTCTTCGGCGACGGCCCGCTGCTGATCGTGGCCGGCGCCGGCTCCGGCAAGACCACCACCCTCGCCCACCGCGTGGCCCGGCTGGTGCTCGATGGCGCCGATCCGCAGCGCATGCTGCTGCTGACCTTCTCGCGCCGCGCCGCCGTCGATATGGAGCGGCGTATCGGCGGAGTGCTGCAGAAGGTGCTGGGCATCGCAGGCAAGAGCGGCCAGGCGCCCTCGCTGCCCTGGGCCGGCACCTTCCACGGCATAGGCTCGCGGCTGCTGCGCGAGCATGCGGCGGCCATCGGACTGGAGGACAACTTCACCATCCACGACCGCGGCGACGCCGAGGACCTGATGGGCATCGTGCGCCACACACTGGGCTTTTCCAGCACGGCCAAACGTTTCCCGATGAAGGGCACCTGTCTCGGCATCTACTCCCGCTGCGTCAACACCCGCATGCCGCTGGAGCAGGTGCTGCGCGAGGCCTATCCCTGGTGCGCCGAATGGGAGGCCGAGCTTAAGCAGCTCTTCGGCGCCTATGTGGACGCCAAGCAGCAGCAGAACACCGTCGATTACGACGACCTGCTGCTCTTCTGGGCCGACATGGCCGCCGACCCCGCCATCGGCCCGCTGCTGGCCGAGCGCTTCGACCATGTGCTGGTCGACGAATACCAGGACACCAACCGGCTGCAGGCCACCATCCTGCTCGGCCTGAAGCCCGAGGGCCGGGGCCTGACGGTGGTGGGCGACGACGCCCAGGCCATCTATTCCTTCCGCGGCGCCACGGTGCGCAACATCCTGGACTTTCCCGCGCAGTTCGAGCCGCCCGCCACCGTCATCGCGCTGGAGCGCAACTACCGCTCCACCCAGCCCATCCTGCAGGTGAGCAATGCCGTCATCGCCCGCGCCGCAGAGCGCCATGCCAAGCGCCTGTGGACCGACAAGGCCTCCACCCGGCGCAGCGAACTGGTGGTGGTGCCCGACGAGATGCAGCAGGCGCGTTGGGTGGCCGAGCGCACCCTGTCGCTGCGCGAAGGCGGGCTGCGGCTGACCTCGCAGGCGGTGCTGTTCCGCACCGCCAGCCACAGCGCCGCGCTGGAGCTGGAACTGGCCCGGCGCAACATCCCCTTCGTGAAGTTCGGCGGCCTCAAATTCCTGGAAGCCGCCCACGTCAAGGACCTGCTGGCCGTGCTGCGTTTCGTGCAGAACCCGCGCAGCCGGCTGGCCGGATTCCGGGTGCTGCAGCTGATGCCGGGCCTGGGCGCGGCCACCGCCGGCCGGCTGCTCGATGCGATGGAGGCCAGTCCCGATCCGGCCGGCGTGATCGCAGGCTTCCGGCCCAAGCCCTCGCTGGCTGGCGACTGGCAGGCCTTCGCCACGCTCTACGCCGCCCTGCGCGATGCGCAGCAGTCCAGCTGGCCGGGCGATGCCGAACGGGCGCTGGCCTGGTATGTGCCGCACCTGGAGCGCATCCACGAGGATGCCGAAACCCGCCGGGCCGATCTGGAACAGCTGGTGCGCCTCGCGGCCGGCCATGGCTCGCGCGAACGTTTCCTGGCCGAACTGACGCTGGACCCGCCGGAATCCACCAGCGACAAGTCCGGCGTGCCGCTGCTGGACGAGGACTACCTGATCCTTTCCACCATCCATTCGGCCAAGGGCCAGGAATGGACCTCGGTGTCGGTGCTCAACGTGGTGGACGGCTGCATCCCGTCCGACATGGCGACCGGCGACAGCGCCGAGATCGAGGAAGAGCGCCGCCTGCTCTACGTGGCCATGACCCGCGCCCGCGAGCATCTGCACCTGGTGGTGCCGCACCGCTTCTACGTCACCCAGCAGGCCCGCAACGGCGACCGCCACATGTATGCCGCGCGCAGCCGCTTCATCGACGAGCGGGCGGTGCTCGATTTCGACCAGGTGTTCTGGCCGCCGCCGGCCGCCGGCACGGCCGGCCCGCGGGTGGCCGCACGCATGGAGGTGGGCGTGCGCCAGCGCTCGCGCGACGCATGGAAGTGA
- a CDS encoding PDR/VanB family oxidoreductase: MTMAAASLSTTVSTTLAVTVAARALLPGGVLHLRLRSADGAPLPAFEPGAHVDLHLGDGLVRQYSLCGDPDLPGDWQLAILLARPSRGGSQAVHDRLAPGSRWTVSPPRNQFPLAAGTRRAVLLAGGIGITPLLAMAWRLHRLGTPFTLHYAVRGQDSAAFAGLLQDTPFADRVHLHADDGPAAQQLDILQALGEPQPGTHAYTCGPEGFMRAVQAGARALGWPADHCHQEHFQPPDEEVQPADRAFTVQAARSGVTVQVPVGCSISSVLLKAGVTVWTSCEQGVCGTCLTPLLAGEADHRDRYQTAEEKAAQNQVALCCSRALSPTLVLDL; the protein is encoded by the coding sequence ATGACCATGGCCGCCGCCTCCCTCTCCACCACTGTCTCCACCACCCTCGCCGTCACCGTCGCGGCCCGCGCCCTGCTGCCCGGCGGCGTGCTGCACCTGCGCCTGCGTTCGGCCGACGGCGCGCCGCTGCCGGCCTTCGAGCCCGGCGCCCATGTCGACCTGCACCTGGGCGACGGCCTGGTGCGCCAGTACTCGCTGTGCGGCGATCCCGACCTGCCGGGCGACTGGCAGCTGGCCATCCTGCTGGCCCGGCCCTCGCGCGGCGGCTCGCAGGCGGTGCACGACCGGCTGGCGCCGGGCAGCCGCTGGACCGTAAGCCCGCCGCGCAACCAGTTCCCCCTGGCCGCCGGCACCCGGCGCGCGGTGCTGCTGGCCGGCGGCATCGGCATCACGCCGCTGCTGGCCATGGCCTGGCGGCTGCATCGGCTGGGCACGCCTTTCACGCTGCACTACGCGGTGCGCGGGCAGGACAGCGCGGCCTTCGCCGGACTGCTGCAGGACACACCCTTCGCCGACCGGGTGCACCTCCATGCCGACGACGGCCCGGCCGCCCAACAGCTGGACATCCTCCAGGCCCTGGGCGAGCCGCAGCCCGGCACCCATGCCTACACCTGCGGCCCCGAGGGTTTCATGCGTGCGGTGCAGGCCGGCGCGCGGGCGCTGGGCTGGCCGGCCGACCATTGCCACCAGGAGCATTTCCAGCCGCCCGACGAAGAAGTCCAGCCGGCCGACCGCGCCTTCACCGTGCAGGCCGCGCGCAGCGGCGTGACGGTGCAAGTGCCGGTCGGCTGCAGCATCTCCAGCGTGCTGCTGAAGGCAGGTGTCACCGTCTGGACCTCCTGCGAACAAGGCGTCTGCGGCACCTGCCTCACGCCCCTGCTCGCCGGCGAGGCCGACCACCGCGACCGCTACCAGACGGCGGAGGAAAAAGCCGCCCAGAACCAGGTCGCCCTGTGTTGTTCACGCGCGCTATCCCCGACCCTGGTGCTGGATTTATAG
- a CDS encoding alpha/beta hydrolase: MNPVLDFDTLDQATLDRLLDQRAWARDMDAGLARYAATSAALRGRLPHRADIAYGPDPAQRMDWFAPSSGSGRAVVVFVHGGAWRSGSKETNSFAAGTVLAAGAHFVPIEFAQCPAVSLATMAQQVREAIAHVRRCAAAYGADPQRIVLAGHSSGSHLLALALATDWQAEFGLPGGFLRAAICSSGFYEMAPVARSARNQYLGLDAAEARALSPIHQVGAIACPVFVGTGELDNPLMQAQADAFAAALDSRGLLMARETAPDLDHFEVAETYASPEGMLGRALLAALRLAEQEPA; this comes from the coding sequence ATGAACCCCGTGCTCGACTTCGACACCCTGGACCAGGCCACGCTGGACCGCCTGCTCGACCAGCGCGCCTGGGCCCGCGACATGGACGCCGGCCTGGCCCGCTACGCCGCCACCAGCGCCGCCCTGCGCGGCCGCCTGCCGCACCGCGCCGACATCGCCTACGGACCCGACCCGGCGCAGCGCATGGACTGGTTCGCACCCAGCAGCGGCAGCGGCAGGGCCGTGGTCGTCTTCGTGCACGGCGGTGCCTGGCGCTCCGGCAGCAAGGAGACCAACAGCTTCGCCGCCGGCACCGTGCTGGCCGCCGGCGCGCATTTCGTGCCGATCGAGTTCGCGCAATGCCCTGCCGTCAGCCTGGCCACCATGGCGCAGCAGGTGCGCGAGGCCATCGCCCATGTACGGCGCTGCGCCGCCGCATACGGCGCGGACCCGCAGCGCATCGTGCTGGCCGGGCATTCCTCCGGTTCGCACCTGCTGGCGCTGGCCCTGGCCACCGACTGGCAGGCGGAATTCGGCCTGCCGGGCGGTTTCCTGCGCGCGGCCATCTGCTCCAGCGGCTTCTACGAAATGGCGCCGGTGGCGCGCAGCGCACGCAACCAGTACCTGGGACTGGACGCCGCCGAGGCCCGCGCGCTCAGCCCCATCCACCAGGTGGGTGCCATCGCCTGCCCGGTCTTCGTCGGTACCGGCGAGCTGGACAACCCGCTGATGCAGGCCCAGGCCGATGCCTTCGCCGCCGCGCTGGACAGCCGCGGCCTGCTGATGGCGCGCGAGACCGCGCCGGACCTGGACCATTTCGAGGTGGCCGAAACCTATGCCTCGCCCGAGGGCATGCTGGGCCGCGCCCTGCTGGCAGCCCTGCGCCTGGCCGAACAGGAGCCGGCATGA
- a CDS encoding ABC transporter ATP-binding protein — translation MSTEPADTMNPPSTRPLLARLQGVHKTFAGSGAAALRGIDLDIHEGDFVCLLGPSGCGKSTVLRLLAGLLKPGGGSLQWGGEGKRPEIGFVFQDATLMPWASVADNVYLPWQLQDVPRAQVAGAIDEALALVGLREAADAYPRQLSGGMRMRVSIARALVTRPRLLLMDEPFAALDEITRNRLNQDLAALWRQLGCTVVFVTHSVIESVQLASRVVVMAARPGRIVGELEGLADRRQPRLPGLTPEAAEQSQRVSALLDRAMGMAA, via the coding sequence ATGAGCACTGAACCGGCCGACACCATGAACCCGCCCTCCACACGCCCCCTGCTGGCCCGCCTGCAGGGCGTGCACAAGACCTTCGCCGGCAGCGGCGCCGCCGCCCTGCGCGGCATCGACCTGGACATCCACGAGGGCGACTTCGTCTGCCTGCTCGGCCCCTCGGGCTGCGGCAAGTCCACCGTGCTGCGCCTGCTCGCCGGCCTGCTCAAGCCCGGCGGCGGCAGCCTGCAGTGGGGCGGAGAGGGCAAGCGCCCGGAGATCGGCTTCGTCTTCCAGGACGCCACCCTGATGCCCTGGGCCAGCGTGGCCGACAACGTCTACCTGCCCTGGCAGCTGCAGGACGTGCCGCGCGCCCAGGTGGCCGGCGCCATCGACGAGGCCCTGGCCCTGGTCGGCCTGCGCGAGGCGGCGGACGCCTACCCGCGCCAGCTCTCGGGCGGCATGCGCATGCGGGTGTCGATCGCCCGCGCCCTCGTCACCCGGCCGCGCCTGCTGCTGATGGACGAGCCCTTCGCCGCCCTCGACGAGATCACCCGCAACCGGCTCAACCAGGACCTGGCGGCACTCTGGCGCCAGCTGGGCTGCACCGTGGTCTTCGTCACCCACAGCGTGATCGAGAGCGTGCAGCTGGCCAGCCGGGTGGTGGTGATGGCGGCGCGGCCCGGCCGCATCGTGGGCGAACTCGAAGGCCTGGCCGACCGCCGCCAGCCGCGCCTGCCCGGGCTGACCCCCGAGGCGGCGGAGCAGAGCCAGCGCGTCTCGGCCCTGCTCGACCGGGCCATGGGGATGGCGGCATGA
- a CDS encoding ABC transporter permease, with protein sequence MAAHPPHPGAVRLAAARLHAPRWRPRAATWLPLAAGLLALLAWEALVRLLRVPPFVLPAPSAIAAAFMADSGGLLLSLANTAAVTLGAFALALVTGLGAGVLIAQNRTVEMTLWPYAIVMQVTPVVAIAPIVMIWVGMDRVWLALLILAWLVAFFPILANTVAGLKSVDRGLTELFQLYGTSRWKRFRHLQLPAALPHVLTGARISSGLAVIGAVVAEFVAGSGTARGLGWAIVESGSMLNVPRMFAALVLLSLFGLAVWALTTLVQRRLLAHWHESETAHEH encoded by the coding sequence ATGGCCGCCCACCCTCCCCATCCCGGCGCCGTGCGCCTTGCGGCCGCGCGCCTGCATGCACCGCGCTGGCGGCCGCGCGCCGCCACCTGGCTGCCGCTCGCCGCCGGCCTGCTGGCGCTGCTGGCCTGGGAGGCGCTGGTGCGCCTGCTGCGGGTGCCGCCCTTCGTGCTGCCGGCGCCCAGCGCCATCGCCGCCGCCTTCATGGCCGACAGCGGCGGCCTGCTGCTGAGCCTGGCCAACACCGCGGCCGTCACGCTGGGCGCCTTCGCGCTGGCCCTGGTCACCGGCCTGGGCGCGGGCGTGCTGATCGCGCAGAACCGCACGGTGGAGATGACGCTCTGGCCCTATGCCATCGTGATGCAGGTCACGCCGGTGGTGGCCATCGCACCCATCGTGATGATCTGGGTCGGCATGGACCGGGTCTGGCTGGCCCTGCTGATCCTGGCCTGGCTGGTGGCCTTCTTCCCGATCCTGGCCAATACCGTGGCCGGGCTGAAATCGGTGGACCGGGGGCTGACCGAACTCTTCCAGCTCTACGGCACCTCGCGCTGGAAGCGGTTCCGCCACCTGCAGCTGCCGGCCGCCCTGCCCCACGTGCTGACCGGCGCGCGCATCTCCTCGGGCCTGGCCGTCATCGGCGCGGTGGTGGCCGAATTCGTCGCCGGCAGCGGCACCGCCCGCGGCCTGGGCTGGGCCATCGTGGAGAGCGGCAGCATGCTCAACGTGCCGCGCATGTTCGCGGCGCTGGTGCTGCTGTCGCTCTTCGGCCTGGCCGTCTGGGCCCTGACCACGCTGGTGCAGCGCCGCCTGCTGGCGCACTGGCACGAGAGCGAGACCGCGCATGAGCACTGA